Proteins encoded within one genomic window of Actinoplanes octamycinicus:
- a CDS encoding class F sortase: MNRRSAVLTATLVLALSGVAALLVARPAAPVAGSRTTPAPVLPIAVVSASAFTSGPELASSPPTRLEIPALRVTAPVTELGLAPDGTMQVPADARTVGWFSGAPAPGSLGPAVLAGHVDYRGRAGSFARLPELRPGDPVRVSRRDGTVAVFAVDRIGRYPKRAFPTEAVYGPIDHAGLRLVTCGGDFDRETGHYVDNVVVFASLRGSSRT, encoded by the coding sequence ATGAACCGCCGCTCCGCGGTGCTGACCGCGACCCTGGTCCTGGCCCTCAGCGGGGTGGCCGCCCTGCTCGTCGCCCGTCCCGCCGCCCCGGTGGCCGGCTCCCGCACCACACCGGCGCCGGTCCTGCCGATCGCCGTCGTCAGCGCCTCCGCGTTCACCTCCGGGCCGGAGCTGGCGAGTTCGCCACCGACCCGGCTGGAGATCCCGGCCCTGCGGGTCACCGCGCCGGTGACCGAGCTGGGCCTGGCGCCGGACGGGACCATGCAGGTGCCCGCCGACGCCCGGACGGTCGGCTGGTTCAGCGGCGCGCCGGCGCCCGGCTCGCTCGGTCCGGCCGTGCTCGCCGGGCACGTCGACTACCGCGGCCGGGCCGGCTCGTTCGCCCGGCTGCCGGAGCTGCGGCCGGGTGATCCGGTGCGGGTGTCCCGGCGGGACGGGACGGTGGCCGTGTTCGCGGTGGACCGGATCGGCCGGTATCCGAAGCGGGCGTTCCCCACCGAGGCGGTCTACGGGCCGATCGACCATGCCGGGCTGCGCCTGGTCACCTGCGGTGGGGACTTCGACCGGGAGACCGGGCACTACGTGGACAACGTCGTGGTGTTCGCGTCGCTGCGGGGCTCCAGCCGTACCTGA
- a CDS encoding SDR family oxidoreductase has protein sequence MNEERVLVTGGAGFIAGHVIRELLGRGYRVRATVRSRKPDLDGVEFVQADLLDDAGWAEAVAGVDHVLHVASPVRPGPVANEDDLIVPAREGTVRVLRAARDAGVRRVVLTSAFHAAGFGHPHTGHVFTEDDWSVLDGPGMDAYGRSKVFAERAAWEFDRGAMELTTLLPVAVLGPVLGSEISGGNHIVQRMLTGQMPGFPDIYLPVVDVRDVADAHVRAMVTPGVDGERFLIANGPAIALKDIGATLREHLGERAARVPAATIPDEVVRTTPAMRAFVGELGYRKQISNDKARRVLGWQPRPAEEAIVAAGRSLS, from the coding sequence ATGAACGAAGAACGAGTGCTTGTCACCGGCGGCGCCGGGTTCATCGCCGGCCATGTCATCCGGGAACTGCTCGGCCGGGGCTACCGGGTGCGGGCCACGGTGCGGTCGCGGAAACCGGACCTCGACGGGGTGGAGTTCGTCCAGGCCGACCTGCTGGACGACGCGGGCTGGGCGGAGGCCGTGGCCGGCGTCGACCACGTGCTGCACGTGGCGTCGCCGGTGCGGCCGGGGCCGGTCGCGAACGAGGACGACCTGATCGTCCCGGCCCGCGAGGGCACCGTGCGGGTGCTGCGCGCGGCCCGCGACGCCGGGGTGCGGCGGGTGGTGCTGACGTCGGCGTTCCACGCGGCCGGATTCGGTCACCCGCACACCGGTCACGTCTTCACCGAGGACGACTGGTCGGTGCTCGACGGGCCGGGCATGGACGCCTACGGGCGGAGCAAGGTCTTCGCCGAGCGGGCCGCCTGGGAGTTCGACCGGGGCGCGATGGAGCTGACCACACTGCTCCCGGTGGCCGTGCTGGGACCGGTGCTGGGCAGCGAGATCTCCGGCGGCAACCACATCGTGCAGCGGATGCTGACCGGGCAGATGCCCGGTTTCCCGGACATCTACCTCCCGGTCGTGGACGTCCGCGACGTGGCCGACGCGCACGTGCGGGCGATGGTGACCCCCGGCGTGGACGGCGAGCGGTTCCTGATCGCGAACGGTCCGGCGATCGCCCTCAAGGACATCGGCGCCACCCTGCGCGAGCACCTCGGCGAGCGGGCCGCCCGGGTGCCGGCCGCGACCATCCCGGACGAGGTGGTGCGGACCACCCCGGCGATGCGGGCGTTCGTCGGCGAGCTCGGTTACCGGAAGCAGATCTCGAACGACAAGGCGCGGCGGGTGCTGGGCTGGCAGCCGCGCCCCGCCGAGGAGGCGATCGTCGCGGCCGGCCGCTCGCTCAGCTGA
- a CDS encoding IS1182 family transposase: MTLGRASQQSGLADPISRFCGDVLAPNSIFVFLHEHRDRLFPDGLFADLFAQVGRRSVPPSVVATVMVLQRLEGLSDREAVDRFTFDARWRYAAGVGDWDTGRVGFVHTVLVDMRERLRRSPRPDRIFEVALAAARQAGLLGRRRVLDSTPLYDAVATMDTITLLRSAIRGLLTAAGRDLAAELRSLLTSGDDYTSTGKPVVDWDDKTAREAVIDSRARDGYALLAALDGREELPAPVAEAMTLLATVLGQDLETGDDGRLRIARKVAADRVISTVDPQARHGHKTQHHGFDGYKAHLAIDPDSEIITATQVTAGNTGDAAAAPNLITDLTSAPADDCDTTPAGDPAVYGDSAYGAGEVLALLHHAEIDIKTKVQAPVAPGGKFTKDQFTVNLDNATVTCPNQVTTTIRPITGHDRHAGQADFGAACTDCPLRPQCTTAKTGRHITISRWETHLAAARTRQTDPAWKADYQATRPKVERKIAHLMRRRHGGRHARMRGLHRVAADFTLLAAATNLARLAALGLTHQLQGWALT; this comes from the coding sequence ATGACGTTGGGTAGGGCGTCGCAGCAGTCAGGCCTTGCCGACCCGATCAGCCGGTTCTGCGGGGACGTTCTCGCCCCTAACTCGATCTTCGTGTTCCTGCACGAGCATCGGGACCGGCTGTTCCCGGACGGCCTGTTCGCTGACCTGTTCGCGCAGGTCGGGCGGCGGTCGGTGCCGCCGTCGGTGGTCGCGACGGTGATGGTGCTGCAGCGTCTGGAAGGGTTGTCGGATCGGGAAGCGGTCGACCGGTTCACCTTCGATGCCCGCTGGCGGTACGCGGCCGGGGTCGGTGACTGGGACACCGGCCGGGTCGGGTTCGTGCACACGGTGCTGGTCGACATGCGGGAACGGCTACGCCGCTCGCCGCGTCCGGACCGGATCTTCGAGGTGGCGCTCGCCGCGGCCCGCCAGGCGGGGCTGTTGGGCCGGCGCCGGGTCCTGGACTCGACACCGTTGTATGACGCAGTTGCCACGATGGACACGATCACGCTGCTCCGCTCGGCGATCCGCGGCCTGCTCACCGCCGCCGGCCGTGACCTGGCCGCTGAGCTACGCAGTCTGCTGACCAGCGGCGACGACTACACCAGCACCGGGAAACCGGTGGTGGATTGGGACGACAAGACCGCCCGGGAAGCGGTGATCGATTCCCGGGCCCGGGACGGCTATGCGCTACTCGCCGCTCTTGACGGCCGTGAAGAACTTCCGGCACCAGTCGCTGAGGCGATGACGTTGCTGGCCACCGTGCTGGGTCAGGATCTGGAAACCGGCGACGACGGCAGGCTGCGGATCGCCCGCAAAGTCGCCGCCGACCGGGTGATCTCCACTGTTGACCCGCAGGCCCGGCACGGCCACAAAACCCAGCACCACGGCTTCGACGGCTACAAAGCCCACCTCGCCATCGACCCGGACAGCGAGATCATCACCGCCACCCAGGTCACCGCGGGCAACACCGGCGACGCCGCAGCCGCCCCGAACCTGATCACCGACCTCACCAGCGCACCCGCCGACGACTGCGACACCACACCGGCCGGTGACCCAGCGGTCTACGGCGACAGCGCCTACGGCGCCGGCGAAGTCCTCGCACTGCTGCACCACGCCGAGATCGACATCAAAACCAAGGTCCAAGCCCCGGTCGCCCCCGGCGGCAAATTCACCAAGGACCAGTTCACCGTCAACCTCGACAACGCCACGGTGACCTGCCCGAACCAGGTCACCACCACGATCCGCCCGATCACCGGCCATGACCGGCACGCCGGCCAAGCCGACTTCGGCGCCGCCTGCACCGACTGCCCGCTACGCCCGCAATGCACCACAGCGAAAACCGGCCGGCACATCACCATCAGCCGCTGGGAAACCCACCTGGCCGCCGCCCGCACCCGACAGACCGACCCCGCCTGGAAAGCCGACTACCAAGCCACCCGACCCAAAGTCGAACGCAAGATCGCCCACCTGATGCGCCGCCGCCACGGCGGACGCCACGCCCGCATGCGCGGACTCCACCGCGTCGCCGCCGACTTCACCCTCCTAGCAGCCGCCACCAACCTCGCCCGCCTCGCCGCCCTCGGCCTCACCCACCAACTCCAAGGCTGGGCCCTCACCTGA
- a CDS encoding helix-turn-helix transcriptional regulator — protein MTASLGEFLRARRELVTPEEAGIPVVGVRRVPGLRREEVAMLAGISADYYLRLERGRDRHPSVQVLDSLARVLRLDDDARAHLLGLAADRPRRPRRPRRETVPASTAALVATLPLPAFIEGRHMDVLAANPLATALSPRLVAGGNRLRDVFLDPAEQALFPDFELAAAHLVAGFRESVGTDTDDPRCIELVGELSLASPLFRRLWARHDVRSRAGAVVTFTHPQVGELRLNREKLLITGTDGILLVVYHPDRGSADAEKLALLGSATQTPQTRIQVRLEPRSDANTTTLST, from the coding sequence ATGACTGCCAGCCTGGGCGAATTCCTCCGCGCCCGCCGCGAACTCGTCACCCCTGAGGAGGCCGGGATCCCGGTGGTCGGCGTCCGCCGGGTGCCCGGCCTGCGCCGCGAGGAGGTCGCGATGCTCGCCGGGATCAGCGCCGACTACTACCTGCGGCTGGAGCGCGGCCGGGACCGGCACCCGTCGGTGCAGGTCCTGGACTCCCTGGCCCGGGTGCTCCGGCTGGACGACGACGCCCGCGCGCACCTGCTCGGCCTGGCCGCCGACCGGCCCCGGCGCCCGCGCCGGCCGCGCCGGGAGACCGTCCCGGCCAGCACCGCGGCGCTGGTCGCGACGCTGCCGCTGCCGGCCTTCATCGAGGGCCGGCACATGGACGTCCTGGCCGCGAACCCGCTGGCCACCGCCCTGTCCCCGCGCCTGGTGGCGGGCGGCAACCGGCTGCGCGACGTCTTCCTCGACCCGGCGGAGCAGGCCCTCTTCCCGGATTTCGAGCTGGCCGCCGCCCATCTGGTCGCCGGCTTCCGCGAGTCGGTCGGCACCGACACCGACGATCCCCGCTGCATCGAGCTGGTCGGCGAGCTGTCGCTGGCCAGCCCGCTGTTCCGGCGGCTCTGGGCACGCCACGACGTGCGGTCGCGGGCCGGCGCGGTGGTCACCTTCACCCACCCGCAGGTCGGCGAGCTGCGGCTCAACCGGGAGAAGCTGCTGATCACCGGCACCGACGGCATCCTGCTGGTGGTCTACCACCCCGATCGCGGCTCCGCCGACGCCGAGAAGCTCGCCTTGCTCGGCTCCGCGACCCAGACCCCGCAAACCCGGATTCAGGTACGGCTGGAGCCCCGCAGCGACGCGAACACCACGACGTTGTCCACGTAG
- a CDS encoding aminoglycoside N(3)-acetyltransferase: protein MSVPQLAPHTVATVAADLRALGLTGGDTVIVHSSVRSIGFVAGDVQAVVRALLDVLGPAGTLVVPTHTPGNTDPADWVNPPVPADWWPVIRANGPGFDPLRTPSHRMGILPETVRTWPGARRSDHPQVSFAALGAEAAEIVADHAPAEAFGDGSPLGAIYRLGGKVLLIGCGHRRNTSLHLAEARQEQPPMTDYGSAVLGPDGAARWLTWTAPDHDVVHFEEIGAAFEATGAVTIGTVGEATARLMPQRELVDFATGWLARVS from the coding sequence GTGAGCGTGCCGCAGCTCGCCCCGCACACCGTCGCCACGGTCGCCGCCGACCTGCGCGCACTGGGCCTGACCGGCGGCGACACGGTGATCGTGCACAGCTCGGTGCGTTCGATCGGGTTCGTCGCCGGCGACGTGCAGGCGGTGGTGCGGGCGCTGCTCGACGTGCTCGGGCCGGCCGGGACCCTGGTCGTCCCGACCCACACGCCGGGCAACACCGACCCGGCGGACTGGGTGAACCCACCGGTCCCGGCCGACTGGTGGCCGGTCATCCGGGCGAACGGTCCCGGCTTCGACCCGCTGCGCACCCCGAGCCACCGGATGGGCATCCTGCCGGAGACGGTCCGGACCTGGCCGGGGGCGCGGCGCAGCGATCATCCGCAGGTGTCGTTCGCCGCGCTGGGCGCCGAAGCGGCCGAGATCGTCGCGGACCACGCGCCGGCCGAGGCGTTCGGGGACGGCTCGCCGCTGGGCGCGATCTACCGGCTCGGCGGCAAGGTTCTGCTGATCGGCTGCGGTCACCGCCGCAACACCTCGCTGCACCTCGCCGAGGCCCGGCAGGAGCAGCCGCCGATGACCGACTACGGGTCCGCGGTGCTCGGGCCGGACGGCGCGGCCCGCTGGCTGACCTGGACCGCGCCGGACCACGACGTCGTGCACTTCGAGGAGATCGGCGCGGCCTTCGAGGCGACCGGCGCGGTCACGATCGGGACCGTCGGCGAGGCCACCGCCCGGCTGATGCCCCAGCGTGAGCTGGTCGACTTCGCCACCGGCTGGCTGGCGCGGGTCAGCTGA
- a CDS encoding serine/threonine-protein kinase, which produces MAVDGTDDRVGGRYRLLEVVGSGGMGRVWRAEDDLLLRTVAVKEVAVPSAAPLVSEAMREARAAARLDHPGVVKVFDVVWRRGRCWIVMEYVPSRSLQQVIRDDGPLPVHQAARIGLRMLAALRAAHAAGVLHRDVKPDNVLLAADGRVVLTDFGLATFGAGVDGPDPRLGSPSFIAPERLRAADAGAASDLWSFGATLYAAVEGRTPFARADAGTALRALLDEPPDPPVRAGAMAPLLLDLLVKDPAERPGAAEVDARLRAIVSGPAELDARLRGIVSGPAGARPDGAAVGEAPPRTRRVRLVLAGTAALLTAAGLIVIGQRSDERARTVTPAAMMSEALAAPPRIGACGPGTPAPVTAADRNVPTRLPAGWVWFRDPSGFALALPAGWRRAVTGNDVCFSDPQGRRAFTVTMSPVVTRRPLAYWQGRERADLAAGSLPGYARISMGVLLLRDGGADWEYTWRPDSDTVRHERRVLLAVGDGRSYLLRWAVTDADWPASRALQRHLVDLFASAR; this is translated from the coding sequence ATGGCTGTGGACGGGACCGACGATCGGGTGGGTGGCCGCTACCGGCTGCTGGAAGTGGTCGGGTCCGGCGGGATGGGCCGGGTCTGGCGGGCCGAGGACGACCTGCTGCTGCGCACCGTGGCGGTCAAGGAGGTCGCCGTGCCGTCGGCGGCGCCGCTGGTCAGCGAGGCGATGCGGGAGGCCCGGGCGGCGGCCCGGCTCGACCATCCCGGCGTGGTGAAGGTCTTCGACGTGGTGTGGCGGCGGGGGCGCTGCTGGATCGTGATGGAGTACGTCCCGTCCCGGTCGCTGCAGCAGGTCATCCGGGACGACGGGCCGCTGCCGGTCCACCAGGCGGCCCGGATCGGGCTGCGGATGCTGGCCGCGTTGCGGGCGGCGCACGCGGCCGGGGTGCTGCACCGGGACGTGAAGCCGGACAACGTGCTGCTCGCCGCCGACGGTCGGGTGGTGCTGACCGATTTCGGGCTGGCGACGTTCGGAGCCGGTGTGGACGGCCCGGATCCGCGGCTCGGGTCGCCGAGCTTCATCGCGCCGGAGCGGTTGCGGGCCGCGGACGCCGGTGCCGCGTCGGACCTGTGGTCGTTCGGCGCGACGTTGTACGCGGCGGTGGAGGGCCGGACCCCGTTCGCCCGGGCGGATGCCGGGACGGCGTTGCGGGCGCTGCTCGACGAGCCGCCGGATCCGCCGGTCCGGGCCGGAGCGATGGCACCGTTGCTGCTGGACCTGCTGGTCAAGGACCCGGCCGAGCGTCCCGGCGCCGCCGAGGTGGATGCCCGCCTGCGCGCGATCGTGTCCGGCCCGGCCGAGTTGGATGCCCGCCTGCGCGGGATCGTGTCCGGTCCGGCAGGGGCACGGCCGGACGGCGCGGCGGTCGGGGAGGCACCACCGCGGACCCGGCGGGTGCGGCTGGTGCTGGCCGGCACGGCGGCACTGCTGACCGCGGCCGGCCTGATCGTGATCGGTCAGCGGTCCGACGAGCGCGCACGCACCGTGACCCCGGCCGCGATGATGTCCGAGGCCCTGGCCGCCCCGCCCCGGATCGGGGCCTGCGGACCCGGCACGCCCGCGCCGGTGACCGCCGCCGACCGGAACGTCCCGACCAGGCTGCCCGCCGGATGGGTCTGGTTCCGCGACCCGTCCGGGTTCGCGCTGGCCCTGCCCGCCGGATGGCGGCGCGCGGTGACCGGGAACGACGTCTGCTTCAGCGACCCGCAGGGGCGGCGGGCGTTCACGGTGACCATGTCCCCGGTGGTCACCCGGCGCCCGCTCGCCTACTGGCAGGGCCGGGAGCGGGCCGACCTGGCCGCCGGCAGCCTGCCGGGATACGCCCGGATCAGCATGGGGGTGCTGCTGCTCCGGGACGGCGGCGCCGACTGGGAGTACACCTGGCGCCCCGACTCGGACACCGTCCGGCACGAGCGCCGGGTGCTCCTGGCCGTCGGTGACGGCCGCTCCTATCTGCTGCGCTGGGCGGTCACTGACGCCGACTGGCCCGCCTCCCGGGCCCTGCAGCGCCACCTGGTCGACCTGTTCGCCTCCGCCCGCTGA
- a CDS encoding anti-sigma factor, with protein sequence MTADIHALVGAYALDALDDLERAAFDRHLRDCEACRIEADELRETASLLADGVWSAPPPGMRDTVLAAIATTPQLPAAAPRRSPLRLRAPRRTRWVAAAAAVVAAAGAGTAVYVVQDQRVRQQQTAVADQVRSVLTAPDVVWHEQPLAGGGTVRVATSRLRDAGVIQLDATRPPAGGSVYQLWTIRSGKAASAGALGEGQSVATQVVDGLPSATAVGVTVEKAPASTTPTTPLEAQVNLT encoded by the coding sequence GTGACCGCGGACATCCACGCGCTGGTCGGCGCCTATGCGCTGGACGCGCTCGACGACCTGGAACGGGCCGCGTTCGACCGGCACCTGCGCGACTGCGAGGCGTGCCGGATCGAGGCGGACGAGCTGCGGGAGACCGCGTCGCTGCTCGCCGACGGGGTGTGGTCGGCGCCGCCGCCCGGGATGCGGGACACCGTGCTGGCAGCCATCGCGACGACCCCGCAGCTGCCGGCCGCCGCGCCGCGCCGGTCGCCGCTGCGCCTGCGGGCGCCGCGCCGGACGCGGTGGGTGGCCGCGGCCGCCGCGGTGGTCGCGGCCGCCGGCGCGGGCACGGCCGTCTACGTGGTGCAGGACCAGCGGGTACGCCAGCAGCAGACCGCCGTCGCCGACCAGGTCCGGTCCGTGCTGACCGCGCCCGACGTGGTCTGGCACGAACAGCCCCTGGCCGGCGGCGGCACGGTACGGGTCGCGACCTCGCGGCTGCGCGATGCCGGGGTCATCCAGCTGGACGCCACCCGGCCGCCGGCCGGCGGCAGCGTCTACCAGCTCTGGACGATCCGCTCCGGCAAGGCGGCGTCGGCCGGCGCGCTCGGCGAGGGCCAGTCGGTCGCCACCCAGGTGGTCGACGGCCTCCCGAGCGCCACCGCGGTCGGCGTCACGGTCGAGAAGGCCCCCGCCTCCACCACCCCCACCACCCCACTCGAGGCCCAGGTCAACCTGACCTGA